The Balaenoptera acutorostrata chromosome 2, mBalAcu1.1, whole genome shotgun sequence genomic sequence GAAGCCTAGGAGAATAAAGGAGACAAGGCTGGAAAGACAGCTTGGAGCCAGGTGCGGAAGGATGATTGTAAATGTCAAGGCAACCGGGGTTTACCAAGGGTTTTTGAGCAGAAAAGTGGTATGATTGAAGTGATCTAAGAGGCCACATATAATCGATAAGGAAATTGGGGTCCCCAAGCACAAGTGTTTAGCAGTGTTTAACAGGGAAAGAGACATCTTCCAGGATGtctgaggagggggaggagcactGTCTGCCCTATCTCAACAAAACCCGCCATAGACACAGTTTTAAAGGAAGGGAGGCAGCTCGGTTACACGGTAGAACATCGGTCCCCAACTAtattggcaccagggactggtttcgtggaacaacaatttttccacagattgGGCGGGGGGTGGTTTCAGGacgattcaagcgcattacatttattgtgcactttttttctattaatacattgtaatatataatgcaataattatacaactcaccataatgctgacacgAGGCAGAGCTCAGGCCATAATGTGAGGGGGGGCgggcagctgtaaatacagatgaagtttCGCTCCcccgcccaccactcacctcctgctgagCAGCGgattcctaacaggccatggaccgctACCAGCCATGGCCGGGggcgttggggacccctgccctagaaGAATGCAAGTAGAACCTGGGCAAAAGCTGCtttcctctgcccctgccctCTCAGAATATCCCAACCCAGTGAAGAAATCTGTGTCTCAAGATTCTGTCCGCCTACCCAATCTCCAGCTGCCGATCAGAAACACCTCTCATGTCATAGCAGATGAATCAGGCTTTGACATCATCCCACAAGACCCTGAAAAGTTGGTGATGCGGGAAGAGAGAGGCGGAGGAATTCTCTTCAAAGGATGCTGCCACGACATTAAATCCTAGACTTGGAGGGTTCCAGAAAAGCCCGTCTTTGAAGTCAGCGGTGAATCAGCGGCTGTCCTACACTCCTATTAGCGCCACAACCTTTACCCCCAGGCATTAACGAGCGAATTGGGTCCAGCTGTACTGGTACAGCTGTGGAGCgccttctataaaaaaaaaaaagttcccttcTGGCTTGCGTCCTCACCCCACCCACCACCTCGAGTCCGAGTCCGTACTTTTCCTGCTTCGCTCCACCCTCTGATGTTCCCAGGCTCGGCGTGGCCTGTGACATTTGCTAGTACTCACGTGGGGCGCCCTGTCTCGGCGGCTCCGGAGATGACTCCTAGGAACTTCCCAAGGACCTGGACTCTGCAGGCTCTGACGCGCAAAGGGGTTGGGGGATGGAAGGGGGTAAAGAGGGGAGTTGGGTGTCAGGAGAGCCCGGGGCAGCGCGGGCCAATCTCGGCCGGGGAGGGGTTCATCCCCCAGCAGCCCCGTCGGTTTGGGTCTTCCTTCCCTTCATGTCCCTGTTGGCTCTGTCAGAGCCCAGAAGGCGGCTAGGCATCCTCTAGGGCGCTCTCCCTAACTCACTTCGCTGCGTTTAAACTCCCTTTTCTGGATTCACAAGAGTTTGCGAGGGCAAATCCAAGCCCGCCATCTCGTTGCTTCTCCCGTCCCTAAAACAGGTGCCGGAGCTCAGGCCCCAGCTGACCGAAATTGTCGAGGCTACGCGGGGTGGGGCTAAGGCTAAGCGTCGGGACGCCGGGCGCACGAATTGTGCGAGCCTCCGGGCGAGCTGCGCGCTGGACAGCACCTGGCCCCGCGTGCTCCGCTGCCCACTGCGCCGTGCGGTCGGCCGGGATCCTGGAGTCTAGAGTTCCAGTTCCTAAACGCAGCCCTGAAGAGCGGGGCTGTGAAGGTGACAGGACCGTGGACTTTGTGGGTTTAAAAGTTCTTGACACCTACAGAACTTGCTAGAGAGACTGCAGCCCCTAAGGTGCCCCCAGTCACCCAAGAGTAGCACTTTCACGAAGTTGATAAGTGCTTTGGAAAGTAAGTTTTTTGAGGGTGAGGCCCATCAGATCTTTTCCCATTCATTTCAACTTCTCATCGTCCCTGCCCCTATGGTTCTGGTCACTAATGCATATTTAATGCCCTTACCTGGAAGCGCGGTCCAAGCCTGAAGCTGCACCCACCCTCCAAAGTATCCCATTAAGTGAGTACATGCGTTTTCTCAGTagccacagagaaggaaaagcactAGTTGGAGGTGGCCAAAGGAAATGCTCAGAGTGTATACAGCATGCAGGAGCAGCGGTACCTAGTTTTTACAGTGGTTACTGTTTGGGGTGTTTTTCCCAAGAAAGGGGTTTGGTCTTAGAACCAGCCCTGTAGGAGAAAGATGTGGTTATCTCTTTCTTAAAGCACATTCGGGCACATATCAAAGGTTTAGGGCAAAGACAAAAGGAGGAAGGTGAGGGAAATTCCTGATGATTTTACTAATGTTAAAATTCCATAGATTTGGCtaggctatttttttctttcatgtcatCAATTTAGAATTCTATAAAGGAAGAGAATGACAACAAGCAAAATCATTGGCCTAGGAGAAAAGAGCCCGTAGGCGTTTAGGTGTTATATATGTGGAGCCAGAAAGCTCTAGAGCATCAGGGAGGCTCCAACCTAAGGCAACAGCATGGGTGAATATGGGCTTCGTGTGCACTGGGCATGAGAGGCAACAAGTGGTGCCTGGGCACCTACCCCTAAGGCAGGCCCTGCAGCTCTAGAAGTAATTCAGTGTTGGTGGAAAGAGTTTAGTGTGAAACTGGGGTGGGATTGGGTTTCCAAGTACGTTGCCTGATACCTTattatttgttcagtttttttcagGAAGATCTTCATCTTGCAACTGGTAGAGCTCGTGCTAACCTACAATTTTACTGACTGTGACTTTAAGAAGATTAAAGATATTTACCAGGACGTCATTCATCCagaactgaatatatatataaatggggTAAGTGAAGAAacttttttgaaatgtatttttattgtaagagtaggcacacacacactacaatttaactttcaaggaaagaaaaataatttggaaaataatcaTGGCCCAGCattttgtcaaaaaaaaatttacaagtgATACTGAAATATATTGGCTTCAAAACTGACTACCTAGAAATTGGCACACTAATTAATGAGCAGATGCTGATGACGAGCAGGTATTGATAGGTGTCCAACGAGGTTGTCTACTCTCTGTTAAATCCTCCTCactagtggggaaaaaaaaaaagacagtgattaagggcttgagaaagaaagagagaggagggaattCTTGTGAGCTAAGCCCTACCCAGTGAGGATAGCCTGGGAGAATGTGCGCTTCAGGTCTTTCTAGTTTTCTAGATGCTTTAGGATGCCATTGTGGGATAAAGGtacttcagatttttttaatatacattagtAATCATTTTCCTGATTATTCTAGTTTCTGGATACAGCATGTATGTGTGAAATGCATGAAGATCTCCCTCTAGGACAGGATCATTCGGTATCCAGTTTCAAACACTAGCAGGCACTATCTGAAGACCCTATATGTTTCACTAACTTGTCAAACACAGAAACAGATTCAAAGGAAACAAGTGGCTAAATGGAAACTGCTTTCAGAGCATCTTTAAAACCTGGGAGCAATGGAAGGGGGTGGGGCGATGATTACTCCCGTGAATTTAAGTCTTGACCCTTTTTGTCGtatgctattttttctttcttccagacGAAGAGTATCTGGTTTAACAAGTTCGTCTACTGTGAAGACGCGGTGAGTAGTGGTTAGTGCTTCTGGCTTTCTCCACAGAGACGCCAGGCATCCCGGGGAGGAGGTATCCTGCGGTGGGTGGAACCCCAGGTGgtggctgggctcccaggtgacgcTGACCCAGTAGGGACGTCTGGGCTGCCGGAAACCTCTGCGCAGGTGCCCAGCTCGGGACGCCACTTCTGTTCCAATTAAGGGTGAGGAAGTCTGTCGGATCTGAGCGGGATTCCGGGAGAGGCTCCTCCTCCCCCTCGCCCTCGGGAGGAAAGGCAAATTGGGAACGGGGACCAGGGAACGACGTCAGGGGCACCCCTTGAGGGGTGCGAGCCTCCGCTCTCAGCGCTGCCCCTCGGACCTCGAGACGTGGGCGGCGCGAGCGCGGCGCGAGTCCTTTCTCCTTAAGCGCCCTCTGCAATCTAACACCCCTCCTTCCTTCGCCTTCCTTAGGTTCTTTCTCCTCTGCTCACCCGAGACCTCTTTCCTCCTGCTCGAATCGCCTTTGTAGTGTCTCCcgctcctcccccctccccacccccgacgCTGCCCCTTTCACTCACGTcttatcaactcttttttttttctccctggcgTTTTCTTCCTTTCTCGTAAATTTTGCCGCCTGCGAGCAGCCGGATTGCCTCATTAAAATCGAGCACTTTACCTTCAAACCCATCTACGGCTGTGTCTCACTCGCCAAGGAAACCTTCGCCCAGCAAACTAATGCTACGCTCTCCCTCGAGTGCTCAGGCTACTCCGGAATTCAGGTAAACCGATGCATCCGAAGGTCGCATTTTAATATCTTGGAGCTGACCTTGAATTCAAGTAGGGCTTCCGTGCAGAGTTGTGATTTTTATTCAGGTTCTGTCTTTCGAAGGGCAAGTGAGCGGGTAAAACCTGTAGATTGTCGGTTAGTCCCACATTGACAACAGGTGGGATTGAAACCCACCTGTTTCTAGGGTTCTGATTCTTTTGGCAGAATTGTGTTCTAAACCTTAGGCCAGTATTTCAAAGTATGATCACTGAGCTTCCTACATCAGAATGTCCTGGCTTCTCGAGGACATGGGAGAGTGGTTGTCCAAAAGCCAGTTCCCGGGGACCCAGGCTAGACCTTCAAAATCACAGTCCCCGTGTATGGGCTCTTTATGAAATTCTTATCCATTCCAAAGTGTGAGCAGCATTGTTTGGGCTTATCATTTAATAATTGTATACGTCtttctttaaatgttaaattatacCTTAAATCTCCACCCCATGTTTGTGTAATTGCTTGTATGGGTGCCATTGCTCTCTCTTTACATAATGGATCTTTTGCATACGCAGTTACATGCATTTGAATGAATGTGTAACTTTAAATATGGAAACAGTGCAGAGCTAGGGGCAGGAAGTCTGGGCACAGTCTTGCCTGATTTTGAATTCTAGCCCCATAACTTCTGTGAAAATTTGGATAAATTACTTAGCCTCTGTGTGCTCagtttcatctgcaaaatgaggatcaTATTAGCAAGTCCCATATAGACtgtttatgaggattaagtgagtcaGTGTATGTAAAAGCACTTGGAACGGTGCCTGGTATGTAacaagttctcaataaatatttatttcagcaGGCAGGTAAAGCAGggaatttatctttctgatgacaatttttaaaaagacaaaaagagacagTGCAGATTTGTATGATAGCGGCCTATTAACCGGTGGACTTTATCAGTCTGCACACTGAGTGTCTGGGTGACCAAGGCTGTCAGTTTTTAGGGATTGAAGATTGAAGCCATAGGGTTCTAGACTTAGCTTGAGTTGGATCTTCAATACCAGGCAGCCATGTGAAAAACCTGTTTGGCTCTATATCTTCTCTTAAGGAGACTCTGGCAAATCTACAGATGGCTAAAGTGATGTTCATCCATATAAGAAGAGCATAGAGGACAGGCTAGATAAGTTTGGATAACATGTGAAAAAGGGAACGTCTGGAGTGATTTATTTCAGCCCTCTCCCAAGCCCAAAGGGAGAGAGCCTAAAaccaataatatttaattatgatTTAGCAGATTGTAGATGGTAAGCCTTTTGCTTTGTAAGTTGGTGAACTTTATTGGTCTGAATACTGTGTGTCTAGGAGGCCCAGTCAGTCACTACTCGAGAGTAATTCAGGTGAAGGAATATATCAGATGACTGCAATCTTTGACAGTTAGACTCCTCTTCAGAATAAGCCTTCAGGTGTCTGTAGCACATCTAGGAGGTTGGGAGGGACAGAAGGTGGGAGCACTTTGGGTACAAATAATAGGTCTACTGAATTGTATCTATAAAGAGGCATGAGATAACTCCTTTTCTTGAGGAATTTATGATCTTGTCAGGGAGATCATGAAATCATCAGCTATTTATCAATTTAATCATTCAGTAAATAGTCAGTGTTTCTCATCTATAAGGAATTGTGCTCAGTGCTATGGGGAATACCCATGATAAAACAGTATGTAATTGAGAGCCAAGTTAAGTGAAAAACACTCTGAAGCACTAGAAGAATTTCCAAAAGAAATGTCTGAGCAACTAGCAGAGGCCTTGTGAAGGAGGTGGTGCTTGGCCTTGAAGTACGTGGGTAGAGAGACGGGAGTGCATTCTTCTGGAGAAAGCACATAGGAGCAGTGTGTAGGTGTCTTGGGGGA encodes the following:
- the TSLP gene encoding thymic stromal lymphopoietin, whose product is MAGGVGDPCPRRMQVEPGQKLLSSAPALSEYPNPVKKSVSQDSVRLPNLQLPIRNTSHVIADESGFDIIPQDPEKVCEGKSKPAISLLLPSLKQVPELRPQLTEIVEATRGGAKAKRRDAGRTNCASLRASCALDSTWPRVLRCPLRRAHIRAHIKGLGQRQKEEVFFRKIFILQLVELVLTYNFTDCDFKKIKDIYQDVIHPELNIYINGTKSIWFNKFVYCEDAPDCLIKIEHFTFKPIYGCVSLAKETFAQQTNATLSLECSGYSGIQVNRCIRRSHFNILELTLNSSRASVQSCDFYSGSVFRRASERVKPVDCRLVPH